Proteins encoded by one window of Panicum virgatum strain AP13 chromosome 7N, P.virgatum_v5, whole genome shotgun sequence:
- the LOC120682885 gene encoding regulator of nonsense transcripts 1-like, which yields MHVWLSQSPYGGNPNDQTSYQVMHLTNLITFAHSWEVITGGFKENPHIVDAMLARNENVDNMLQADGKFTDKDFGLNKSQRDAVESCFSASECSKHSVRLIWGPPGTGKTKTASVFLLMILKSLRTHRTLVCAPTNTALVQLASRFVCLLEESTETSYLLADVIMFGSNKHMDTNNNLSKILLDHRAKEKHARNKLLENAKLVFCTPCGSSRLTKNQQYDTLVIDEAAYLKECESLIPLAICGIKHVVLIGDDKQLQPVVKSPIAEEAKYGRSLFERLSEIGHHKLLLDEQYRMHPHISNFPNKTFYSGMIKDRTEASGVPNIFIGHNFDHYSFINVREGTKKQIGMSLVNEAEAVVAETIVDRLAKTCTYKEEKISVGVVSLYAAQVNDLEERLDRFKEHEFLSVKVQTVDSCQGDEKDIIILSMVRCNHGGNIGFLDSDRRANVALTRARKHLWILGHETTLLRSNSIWSKVVQDAKERNLLFHAHLDMHLAEAISHFRKFAIYAQSTGDILIEATINEADRRVDATIEEENIGSLPGDMQRNSDMGQDQVSSLSLPQCDQFAVNSPVGTAIDEANVEFSPSHVHSRKRPCPFCKDQLAVPEVAQAIEATVEDNDVIIEELTQLAEGSNAMKDNKRAKKANPYEQARSARDGRFWSTEQEKLYNNVYKQKDFANNRWIDWESMKQSKEMLDVEKKCKNINLRKLMGIRNDWHEETVKQFFSTFYINPSRTSLTWMSGINKKITVTKGFCEKLLLGDPQHSSKIEDKLTHTQEVMLNNFEKDGLFSAADRLT from the exons ATGCATGTCTGGCTGTCGCAGTCACCATATGGGGGCAATCCAAATGACCAAACTTCCTACCAAGTTATGCACCTGACTAATCTGATCACTTTTGCACATAGTTGGGAAGTCATTACAGGAGGTTTCAAAGAAAATCCACATATAGTCGATGCCATGTTGGCTAGAAATGAGAATGTGGACAATATGCTGCAGGCTGATGGAAAATTCACAGATAAGGATTTTGGATTGAATAAATCACAGAGAGATGCAGTGGAAAGTTGCTTTTCAGCCTCTGAATGTTCAAAGCATTCTGTACGTCTAATTTGGGGGCCACCTGGCACAGGTAAAACTAAAACAGCTTCAGTGTTTCTGCTTATGATTCTAAAGTCTCTAAGGACACATAGAACTCTTGTATGTGCTCCAACCAACACAGCTCTCGTACAATTGGCTTCTCGTTTTGTTTGTCTACTTGAAGAGTCCACTGAAACCAGCTATTTACTTGCGGACGTCATTATGTTTGGGAGTAATAAGCATATGGACACTAATAATAACCTATCAAAAATTTTATTGGACCATCGAGCAAAGGAAAAACATGCTAGGAACAAACTCTTGGAAAATGCAAAACTTGTATTTTGCACTCCTTGTGGTTCATCTAGGctcacaaaaaatcagcaatacGACACCTTGGTTATTGATGAGGCAGCATACCTAAAAGAATGTGAGTCGCTGATCCCTCTCGCAATTTGTGGGATAAAACATGTGGTGCTTATTGGGGATGACAAGCAGCTACAACCAGTGGTTAAGAGCCCG ATTGCTGAAGAGGCTAAGTATGGACGAAGCCTGTTTGAGAGATTGAGTGAAATTGGCCACCACAAGCTGTTACTCGATGAGCAATATAGAATGCACCCTCACATCAGCAACTTTCCAAATAAAACATTTTATAGTGGAATGATTAAAGATCGCACTGAGGCTAGTGGAGTGCCCAACATTTTTATCGGTCATAATTTTGATCATTATTCATTCATTAATGTTAGAGAAGGTACAAAAAAACAAATTGGAATGAGTTTAGTAAATGAGGCTGAAGCTGTTGTTGCAGAGACGATCGTTGACAGACTTGCTAAAA CATGCACCTATAAGGAGGAGAAAATCAGTGTTGGTGTAGTATCTCTATATGCAGCCCAAGTGAATGATTTGGAAGAAAGACTTGATAGATTTAAGGAACATGAGTTTCTTTCTGTTAAAGTACAAACTGTTGATTCATGTCAAGGTGATGAGAAGGACATAATAATACTTTCAATGGTTCGATGCAATCATGGTGGGAACATAGGCTTTCTCGATTCTGATAGGAGAGCTAATGTGGCCTTGACAAGAGCAAG GAAACACCTTTGGATCCTTGGACATGAAACAACTCTCCTGAGAAGTAATTCAATATGGTCTAAGGTAGTCCAAGATGCAAAGGAACGCAATTTGCTCTTTCATGCTCACTTAGACATGCATCTTGCTGAAGCCATTAGTCATTTCAGAAAGTTTGCTATATATGCACAGAGCACAGGTGACATCCTGATAGAGGCCACAATCAATGAAGCAGACAGACGAGTAGATGCAACAATAGAGGAAGAAAACATTGGTTCCTTGCCTGGGGATATGCAAAGAAATTCAGATATGGGTCAGGACCAAGTTTCCAGTCTATCTCTACCACAATGCGACCAATTTGCAGTTAACAGCCCAGTAGGGACCGCAATAGATGAAGCCAACGTTGAATTCTCACCCAGTCATGTTCATTCAAGGAAGAGGCCCTGTCCTTTCTGTAAAGACCAACTTGCCGTACCAGAAGTTGCACAGGCAATAGAAGCTACAGTAGAGGATAATGACGTGATTATAGAAGAGCTGACCCAACTAGCTGAGGGATCAAATGCAATGAAGGACAATAAAAGAGCAAAAAAGGCAAACCCTTACGAGCAGGCCAGATCTGCAAGAGATGGTCGTTTTTGGTCCACCGAGCAAGAGAAATTGTACAATAATGTTTATAAACAGAAGGATTTTGCGAACAACAGATGGATCGATTGGGAAAGCATGAAGCAGTCCAAAGAGATGCTTGATGTTGAGAAAAAATGTAAGAACATTAATCTTCGTAAACTGATGGGTATAAGAAATGATTGGCATGAAGAAACAGTCAAACAGTTCTTCTCAACATTCTACATAAATCCAAGTAGGACCTCCCTGACATGGATGAGTGGCATAAATAAGAAGATTACTGTCACTAAGGGATTTTGTGAGAAATTACTACTTGGTGATCCCCAACACAGTAGTAAGATTGAGGATAAGTTAACTCACACACAAGAAGTCATGCTCAACAATTTTGAAAAGGATGGGCTTTTTAGTGCAGCAGATCGTCTG ACATGA